The region CTTGATTAATGGAGAATTGTAGATCATATGGGTCAGGTCCACTTGGAAGAGGTCCAGTAGCCATTGTACTAGAATTGAGATAATGTAGCACCCCTACGCCCACAAGATTGCCGTATTTTGTGGTATTAACCATTTTTGGTGTTGCCACAATGTAATAATCAGCTGCCTTTTGGTCAGCTGTGACAAGAACTGAGTAGGATTGGCCAACATGGACATCGAGGGAGTCCACCATTATTTGATTAGTGTATGATCCTTCAGTTTCTACCACCAACATGTGATGATTCTGAATCCTAAAATTGAAACTCCATTGATTTCCCACGTTGGATATCCTAAATCTGTATGTCTTCCCTGCATATCACAGAAGATacgagaaaaaagaagaagaaattatttaatttcagagtgcaccaattaatttttatagcaAGCAATGGGACCTCATTACCTTGAGCAACCGTGAAGGATTCATAAACTTTCGTAGAAGTATTCAAATATGGGCCTTTTCCATTCATTAAAATCCAAAGAGGGATCGTGAAGTTGTCTATCAGCATGTATGCAAGATTCTGCATCATATTATATATACCAAATTAATTAGTCATCATCAAGTTAAAACCATAACGGTATTCATTAATTCATAAATACTTAATGATTACAGATAAATCTCTTgaataatatcaatattaatgttaataaatCACCTTGTAATTCTCTGGATACCAGTCTCCAATGAGAAGGTCAAATTCATCTTCAGGTCTAGGGAAAGGTACGCTGATAACATTACGATTGTTAACTCTAATGGGACCAAACCCTCCCCCAGCCTTCTGGTTGTTGATGGAAGGGAAGTAAAAGAAAGAGCCAATTTGGTCCTTGACTTGGAACACATAGGTCCAATTTGAGCCCGGCACGATTGGACAGTTCGTGCCGCCCACACCATCTTGCCAAGAGTTCAGCCTTTGTTGTATCCCATTCCTGCACCGTATACACACGCCATCAGGACcatttaaaaaccaaaagaggATCTTGATGAGCAATTATTAAAGAGTTATTGCTGATACCATGTAAATAAAACTGGTTCGTCCATATCGTTAAACACATTAATATGGATCATATCATTGGTTGTGGCATTGATAAGGGGTCCAGGGAACTTCCCATTGATGAGGATAAcctgttaaaaaaaacacacaaacagATATATCCATGCAAATTAAGAAACCAAGATGTATGCGAGTTAAAGTAAAGATGATTTATAGTTATGATACATCAGTACCGGTTGTTTGTTGGATACTGGGCTCATAGTTCTGTCAATTGTTACGTGCCATTCTTGAAAGATTTCCTCACTCTTGGCTATCCCGACGAAGAGTATGAGAGTGGCCACAAAAAACAGTTGTAGAATTTGATTGCTGAAGATGgccatatatatgttttttcccCTCTTGGAGGCTCGTCACCCTAATCAAACTAGaggcattaattaattacagtAATCAAGATCAAATAGATGaagcaaaacaaaagggaaaagaagGGAGGATAGAACTGGAGCAAGAACACGAAGAGAAATAACTTGGTTGAATTGCAAAGGTCAACGTACTGTATATGCATCAATGGAGCCAAACTTCGGAGTAGAAACACGCAGGCCTTGATATGTTCAGCACAATGCTTCTTGTTAAGTTATCGAAGCAAATACCAATGTCTTGCGTGTGAGAAATCACCTAGTAATCCAGATTTGCCAACTCATCTTGCCGCCTTGATTGGTCCTTCCAAACATAAACAGAcgggtggtttttttttcctctaaaaagCTTTAAATATTAAGTAGGAGTCTCCtaaacacacatatataaacagAACCATCACGAGTCATAGAGGAACTCTATATTGTATGCATGTGTataccttttaattttcttgttataatgattttttaaaaactctcTTTCCACCCGAAACGTGGATACTCAcgaaataagattttttttctctcaccgtgatcaaactatattttaaaaaagtttgaaattaatatttttcaaagttttttttatcgtttttgatatattaatattaaaaattaaaaaatatatgttattttaataaattcaaataaaaaatatttataacctaGTTCTTGATTGGCATAATAACAAGATGACGAGAATTTTCTTTAGATGATGTGCGAAGAGTTTGTTTCAtagcaattgaaagaaaaaacacatattaGACAAGATCATGGAATTGAATCGAttgttataatatattatatctttagttttcaaaatactttgaaactattaatttaatatttacccTCTCACCAGTAATGCTTCCATGTCTGAGCTTTTCGAGTTTTCAGTCgccttccttcttcttttttcactgCCAATATTGGCGCCGATTCAATTAGACCTCGCCCATTCCCGGCCCCGTCTAAGTCAGGtgtgaaaaaaatcaaccatgTATTACctaatcaaaattcaatttcttaaaattatattatttttatttatttatttttaaatgatcaacACCGTTAACTCAGCCGACTGATCAGGTtgaatcctaattaatttaataactatttcttcttcttttttttaagttttccaTGCCgctcttatttctttttcttttttttattgtgatgatGACATTCTATATTAAGGGAAAAATGGATTTGGATAATTTATGAAGAATCAACTCAACTCAATCCAATCcatattgatattatttttattaataaaaaaatgaaaaaaaatgaaaattatatcatgataataacagacaaaaaaaaaaaaaaaaagagcccaACGATTGACGGGCCATGGTATATATCCAGATAAATAGCAAGGTCTATGATTTCGTTGCTCAGAAAGCTATTGATTGCTCCCAAAACTGGTGGGTGGCAAGGCTTGTgctatgttaaaataattataggtTGTCCTCCTGCATGTCCTTTCAGTCTGTATCTTTGATTCTTTTAGTGAGATCCAGTCATTCAAAGCAAGAGATTTTTCCCGACGATGAGGCGACGGCGACGATGATATATGTAAAACTAGTACTACAGGTGAATCAAATTCAATATCTATAGATACCATATGACTAAAGTTCAATTACAGTAAAAGTGTCtcaaatgaaatatataatttttgttcttgcaatacaaaaaaaaaatgatattgatattgCAGCAAGGCATCCTAAAAGCctgtattaattattatataatccactggcaaataaatattttcctcATTATTACAAATTAGTACCACTTGGATAATTATTTGAtgaaatgtaaataaattcagtgTAGGATAACAATTTAATTAGAAAGATTGTATATAAGCCAGAAAACCCTTCAATATCTTGTTTATGAATTATGACTTGATCAAGCCTATCAGCTGTCATCAATTCACCATCCTGGAGATGGAGCAGGGCCTGGTTCGCTGGCCGGAGCCTCAGATTCACCAGCAAAAATACCTATTACAGGCAACCAAAATTACCAACAAAGATGACTAAATTAGATAAAAGGAAATTATGCTACAAGTTCATGAAAATCGCACTAACCACATAGAAGTAGGTTATTAGGTGGTGGACGCTCCTTGGCAGGGTTAGGATCATCGTCAAAGACTCGAATATACAGTTCCTGGCCTAAGTACCAATTTTTCAAGCTTTGTGACCGGAGGTTCCACATTCCAGGATTGTCTAGGAAAGCATAAACTGCAGTCCATCCGTTGGGGTACACTTGCACGGTGGACCGGACAACTGGGTCGTAAATATTGTAATCATTGCGAGCCTCAGGTCCCCACAATCCATTGCCAAATCTGGAAAACAATTTCACATAAATTATGAGTCAATGTCTCAGCTTCGGAAAGGAATTATAGAAGCGGTGATGGTTTAGGTTTTTTACCCAACAACGTAGAACCCGAAACCGTCTAAATGCCATGCATCCATGGTATTCAAGCTATTTACAAAGACAAGTTCTATCCACCCTTTGTGAATTCCAGTAACAACAGAAACGCCATAAGCAGCTTTAGCATTGACAAAATTAACTGGAAACCGATCTAGTTGGTAGACACCAGACCCGTTGACGAAGTGATCTGCCAGTTTCAATGGGGTGTTTAAGGTGTAGTATGACACATTGTTGACAGCATAGCGTTGTGCGCCTTCAATTTCTGCCGTTGATCCATCTAGGATGAAGGTTTGAGACAAGGTAACATTTGTTACATTAAAAGCTCCTTGTCGGTTAGGCCTTGCAGCCCCTGCTGTCAGGTTCCACCTAGTATGAAGAAAGCAAGCGAGGAAAAGTACAGGACAAGCATGAATGAATACCTTAGAATTGGAAGAGGTTCAGGCCTAAAGACTGAACAATCATTCATGAACAAATACACCAATTGTTTCATAGACCTTATGGAAAATTATGAATCTTTTACTTCAAAAAACATAATGGCATTACTAGTTGAAATTACActatatttgtataaaaatctttaatgaaTTGCAACCTTTTCCAAATTTACCTGATAGATCTTGCTTGATTGACCGAAGAATCCAGATCAAATGGATCAGGACCTCCTGGGAGAGGACCCTTAACTGGTGTAAGGGAGTTCGAATAGTGCAGCACCCCTACACCATCGAAACCCCCAGGACTGCTAGTGTTGAGCAACAAAGGGCTTGCCACAATATAGTAATCAGCTTCATTCTGATCAGCTGTGACGAGAACTGAGTAGGATTGACCAACATGCACGTCAAGAGAATCCAGTGTTATCTGATTGGTGTAGGACCCTTCTGTTTCTACCAAAACCATCTTATGATTTTGAACCCTGAAGTTGAAACTGAATGCACTCCCAACATTTGATATCCTGAATCTGTAAGTCTTTCCTGCACAACAAATGCAAGCGAAAGCCAGTGCACATTAATCACATAGCACTATAAGCCTAATGGACCTCATCCCAAATTCCCAtaatttaggtttttctttttttttcatttttggggTGGGAAGAGGTTATTTTACCTTGTGTGACAATGAAGGATTCATAGGCTTTTGACAATGAATGGCCATAAGGGCCTTTTCCATTCATTAGAATAACATCTGGGGTGATAATATTTGCCGTGGAGGCCATCATTGATCTGGTTTTCTGTGAAAGTTTCACACCAATAAATATGGGTTGTCATTAAACAAATTCGACAAGAAGTGTCATGTGTTCTCATGAACAAATTTCGGTCACTCACATTGTAACTGTCATAAAACCAATCACCTATCAGAAGATCAAACTCAGCTTCTGGTTTTGGGAAGGGGACAGCGATAACATTGCGATTGTTGACTCGAATTGGCCCAAATCCTCCAGCAGCTTTCTGGAAGTTGATAGAAGGAAAGTAGAAATAACtgccaatttggtccttggtctgaAACACGTAAGTCCAGTTTTTACCAGGTTGAATAGGACAGTTTGTCCCAGAAACTCCATCCTGCCATGAATTTAGCCTCTGTTGTATACCATTCCTACAGGAGCATTACCTTAATTAAAGCATAATTTTATTCCAAAAATTGTATGGATACATGAGATGTTAAGACatgaattcaagaaaatttgcTCTGGTGCATTATGATGAAAACCATCATTCTTAAAGCAAGATATTCTTTGCTGGTACATTACCATGTAAAGAGCAAAGGCTCATCCATATTGTTGAAAACATTGACATGGACGAAATCGTTTGTTGTAGCATTGATCAGAGGTCCAGGGAACATACCATTGATGGTGATAACCTGAAAAAATGAACAATTATTCCActataaaaaccaaaaccacaGCTTGGCAGGGTTAAATGCAAAGAAAGCAACAGAAAATGATTGATAAGTTCATACTGGTTGTTCAACTGTAACAGGTCTGATGGTATTGTCAAGCGCAACATTCCATTCAAGAAAGACATCAATCCCACTAGCTCTCGCAAGGCACACTGCTAGCAGTGCTGCACACACTGTTAGTCCCCTTAGGTAGCCCAGAGAAGCCATTGCAAAGCACAAAGTGCGTGCAATTGAATTCTCTCTTTCAGAGTAGATTTTGTTATGCACCAAACAGCTTTTATATCTATGCAGCTAAGGTTGGTGGTCTTGtttcttgtaagaaaaggagagaatagAGCTGCCTAAGAAAGGGTCAAGAAAAAACGAACAGAAGGgaaggaaaaaattataactatcAGTTTGGTATGAACGCCTGGGGAGTGGATGTGCTCTATTATTACATGGATATTACGATGCAGTCTTGGCTAGTCTTGTACAGGAAGCAGGGCAGCCGGCATGCAATGCTGGTTTATGTGAAAATGTTGGATAGTGTTGATTCCCTAGCCTTGTTTTGCCCAACACAGGTGGTCAAGCTAAGTCAGGCGGAAGTACATGTTAGCTGTTGATTCCTGCCTCTTGACACATTCCACTCTCATCAGAGGACGGCCCGTCCATTCTTTATACCACAATTTGTTGCTTTGATTATTGAAAAgtagtaaaaaacaaatttgaggaTTAGGGTGAATCGAGCATCATGCAATTCTGAGGCCTATCCAATTATCATTTTTACAGCAAGCCTTTCATATTTAGAGTCAAGAcggtttctgaaaaaaaaagtttgaagtagTGAATTTGACATGGTTGGCTGCATTTTTTTAAGACAATATGATCCGGATTGAAGATCAGAAGTTCGTGTAATTTCATCTAATTGACAAAATCATTTGACATTTGAGATATCTAATTTTCCATCTCGAGGAGAGGAAACATTCTACTTGCTAAACTATGTAGCAAGTACTAAGGCTACCGGTCCTAACGAATACCCTATGAAATCTGACCGATAGGAGTAGATATAAGAccactttttgtttttatattttaaaaatgtttttaaaaagaatttttttttgttttaaattagttttttttgtatttttagattattttaatgtgatgatgttaaaaataatttttttaaaatatatatattattttaatatatttttaaataaaaaatattttaaaaagtaatttcaaCCACATTTTCTATGCAcatgtattgtttattttatttgatcttgtatttttttgaataatttgttgttaaattgattctttttattatttatatctaaaaataatatttatatatgctcAGTGTTTGTTTTTTCGTTAGATGGAAAGAAAATTCCCTCCTGTTCTACAAGAGAGATCTAATTACCCATTACGGTCCCGTCCCATAAGTCCTTGTAATTAAGATTAAACTACTTGAAAATCATATGATTTCCCTCTTCCTCTAATCCAAAAGCCCagtatttttatcatcaattaagaccaaggtcttattttctgcgCTCAACTCTgtgtattcatttttttttaaaaaaagttttttttacaaagaagAGTCTTAAACCCAAGACTCGAGATGCAAAAGCCAGTTGAGCTATAAGTTCAGTGGCACTGTACACATCTACTTTGCTTCCCATGATACATCTCCTATTTGGacaaagtattaatatcaagTAAAAAGAAGACTTCCCAAAACTTCACGAATTACAATGGAAGCAGTAAAGATGACCACCAGAAGAGCTTAAAATTGTCTGCAGAGCAATGAGATCAGGCCACCCAAATTGCCATTAGCACCGACTTATCTTCACTGATTTGCCAATACCTGAGCTTTACTGGATCCCATGATTACAGGTACTTCAGTTAGAAGCAACAACTGCCACCACCACGAGGTGCTTGATATACTTGTTTGTCTTTCATAATCTGTTGCTTCACCACTACTGAGCCATTTTCCAATAAACTAGGTACCTCAAGTATCTGCAAAGCTCAAGAATTTATCAGAATTTGAACGAGATGTTAAACAAGCTGGTGGCCGTAAAGCAAGCATTCTTGCCATGCATACTTTATTACACCTTACAAGGTTCTTAAGAGTATGCTTGCAAGAGGGATTGAGGTGGAGTTTTACTCCTTAAGCATACTTTCATAAGCTTTAACTACCATTACAAACCAACAGAGCATAATGCAGATTCAGAGTTCagaaaaatactaaaagtaAAGGGTGTTTCCATCGTCAAGAATGTACCTTTAATGTGAGTTCTTTAAAACATTGCAAAACATTTTCACTGGTTTTGGCACTACATTCGAAAAATGAACACTTGTGCTGTTGGGCAAGAGCCATGCCCTCTTCTCTACTTACAGCTCTTTCACTATCCTGAAAACATTGCATCATTAAAACAACCTACCCGTTAGATACACGGAAATTAAAGATATCATATAATAAGAGAAACAAATCCAAGAAGTGTCTCTCTAACTAAGTTTCAAAAATTTGAGAACCCATGACCTCTCCAACGTGGAATGCAATATAATCGATGGACTCCAATATTTTATGTGCAACTATGCACTTGTCCGAAGCATCGGCCACTCAACTTACCCTATCAACTTTATTTCCAACAAGAATTTTGATGCAGTCATGATTGGTGGAGTAGAGCTCCACTTCCTTGGCCCATATATCGGACAAGTTCTCAAAAGTTTCTCGCCGTGTCACAtcataaactaaaacaaaatcaaagcacaaaccaatcaagattttatagatCGTGTATATTGCAAGGAAAAGCTAACTAATATTGCAGTTAGGTATAGGCCTTATTTTCTTCCCAGTTCTTATGCATTAGCAGAAGGGAAGAAAAGGCAGCCCTATAAGCTGTGCAACCTCACATCTCACAAAATTTAAGGACCATCGATATCTTCAATTCTGCTTTACAGCACAATTGGCTTTCGCCTAAAGCATTTAAGCAACAATCACTATAGCATTCATATTTTGTACATTTTGAGCACTGCAATGACCAGTGCAAAATAATCATACCTCTGCATGTGTAACTAACATTTTGACCAATCTAGGTTGTTTCAATTGTCCTATAATTATATGGAATACATACCTAGGATAATTCCATGTGCACCCCTATAATAAGAGCTTATTAATGTTCCAAACCGCTCCTGCCCAGCTGCAATAAAACAGAACACATCATTTACACACCAATTATGCAATAATGTCTCCAGAGGAAAGAAATGCCCTGTCAACTCCAATTTGATACGTTTATC is a window of Populus nigra chromosome 10, ddPopNigr1.1, whole genome shotgun sequence DNA encoding:
- the LOC133705771 gene encoding monocopper oxidase-like protein SKU5; this translates as MAIFSNQILQLFFVATLILFVGIAKSEEIFQEWHVTIDRTMSPVSNKQPVILINGKFPGPLINATTNDMIHINVFNDMDEPVLFTWNGIQQRLNSWQDGVGGTNCPIVPGSNWTYVFQVKDQIGSFFYFPSINNQKAGGGFGPIRVNNRNVISVPFPRPEDEFDLLIGDWYPENYKNLAYMLIDNFTIPLWILMNGKGPYLNTSTKVYESFTVAQGKTYRFRISNVGNQWSFNFRIQNHHMLVVETEGSYTNQIMVDSLDVHVGQSYSVLVTADQKAADYYIVATPKMVNTTKYGNLVGVGVLHYLNSSTMATGPLPSGPDPYDLQFSINQAKSIKWNMTTGAARPNPQGTFNVTNVTLSQTFILTGSRAQDTYGVSYYTVNDVWYTETDTPLKLADLMTNGSGVYELDKFSTNSSNGNLRHGVFVASGNHKGWLEIVLKNDLDVIDSWHLDGYGFYVVGFGDGDWTPESRNNYNLYDPVVRSTIQVYPKRWTAVYAYLDNPGMWNLRSQSLKNWYLGQQLYLRVYDADPNPAKERPPPDNLLLCGAFGPSAPPSPPLPRPPSPPAPAPANPSPSQVLLHHCDLHGFNALPRPAIAHHSLKSKVTEMKLQHVAL
- the LOC133705772 gene encoding monocopper oxidase-like protein SKS1, giving the protein MASLGYLRGLTVCAALLAVCLARASGIDVFLEWNVALDNTIRPVTVEQPVITINGMFPGPLINATTNDFVHVNVFNNMDEPLLFTWNGIQQRLNSWQDGVSGTNCPIQPGKNWTYVFQTKDQIGSYFYFPSINFQKAAGGFGPIRVNNRNVIAVPFPKPEAEFDLLIGDWFYDSYNKTRSMMASTANIITPDVILMNGKGPYGHSLSKAYESFIVTQGKTYRFRISNVGSAFSFNFRVQNHKMVLVETEGSYTNQITLDSLDVHVGQSYSVLVTADQNEADYYIVASPLLLNTSSPGGFDGVGVLHYSNSLTPVKGPLPGGPDPFDLDSSVNQARSIRWNLTAGAARPNRQGAFNVTNVTLSQTFILDGSTAEIEGAQRYAVNNVSYYTLNTPLKLADHFVNGSGVYQLDRFPVNFVNAKAAYGVSVVTGIHKGWIELVFVNSLNTMDAWHLDGFGFYVVGFGNGLWGPEARNDYNIYDPVVRSTVQVYPNGWTAVYAFLDNPGMWNLRSQSLKNWYLGQELYIRVFDDDPNPAKERPPPNNLLLCG
- the LOC133705044 gene encoding ras-related protein RABC2a-like is translated as MAGSFSKGGNNSYDYSFKFLLIGDSGVGKSSLLLSFISSSVRDLSPTIGVDFKVKMLTVGGKRLKLTIWDTAGQERFGTLISSYYRGAHGIILVYDVTRRETFENLSDIWAKEVELYSTNHDCIKILVGNKVDRDSERAVSREEGMALAQQHKCSFFECSAKTSENVLQCFKELTLKILEVPSLLENGSVVVKQQIMKDKQVYQAPRGGGSCCF